The proteins below come from a single Saccharophagus degradans 2-40 genomic window:
- a CDS encoding sigma-70 family RNA polymerase sigma factor, which produces MAEDEVPDDKQLLAAIASGDTEAITVFYQRHEARVYRYALAKVGDSFAAADILNDVMMQVWRAAAKFEGRAKVTTWLLGIAHNKVVDHWRKVGAREYTELDDSMEDESASGANPAQATEAASDGKLLHACLAKLKPEHREILHLVFFEELGYSEIASIIDVPEGTVKSRVFHARNLMKKQLANATRAA; this is translated from the coding sequence ATGGCAGAGGATGAAGTGCCGGATGACAAACAATTACTCGCGGCCATTGCGAGCGGCGATACAGAAGCAATAACGGTGTTTTATCAGCGCCACGAAGCGCGGGTATACCGTTATGCGCTGGCAAAGGTAGGTGATAGTTTTGCCGCGGCAGACATACTGAACGATGTAATGATGCAGGTGTGGCGCGCAGCGGCAAAATTTGAAGGCCGCGCAAAAGTAACAACATGGTTGCTGGGTATAGCCCACAACAAAGTGGTGGATCACTGGCGCAAGGTAGGCGCGCGAGAATACACCGAGCTAGACGACAGTATGGAAGATGAAAGCGCGAGCGGCGCGAACCCAGCGCAGGCAACCGAAGCCGCCAGCGATGGCAAATTGTTGCACGCGTGTTTGGCAAAACTTAAACCCGAGCACCGCGAAATTTTGCATTTGGTATTTTTCGAAGAGCTGGGCTACAGCGAAATAGCCAGCATAATTGATGTACCAGAAGGCACAGTAAAATCACGCGTTTTTCACGCGCGTAACCTAATGAAAAAACAATTGGCGAACGCCACGAGGGCGGCATGA